From a region of the Drosophila ananassae strain 14024-0371.13 chromosome XL, ASM1763931v2, whole genome shotgun sequence genome:
- the LOC6503103 gene encoding signal recognition particle receptor subunit alpha homolog yields MLDFVVVFTKGGVVLWNSKSNGSTSTPSESTFSSCINGLIRGVILEERNTEAKYYEEDHLAVQFKLDNELDLVYAAVFQKVIKLTYLDTFLADMQLAFREKFGGISAAGRLSESYDFDREFKRVLSAAEEASAKQVKAPKAMRSYNESQKSKKTVASMIQDDGKKSAPEKRVNIQETQPQQQAPLSPRSKEEIIAENRRKLREKLTPTKKTSPGDTKPSKSSASEKAGKKPRVWDLGGNSKDAVLLDRSKDAPEDVQYQSINSDLVGTMQGVIPDLDVESEDDEANGTDSTDEEESEELVQSRKNKRGGGLLSYFKGIVGAKTMSLAELQPALEKMRDHLISKNVAAEIAAKLCDSVASSLEGKQMGTFDSVAGQVKEALTQSLVRILSPKRRIDIIRDALESKRNGRPYTIIFCGVNGVGKSTNLAKICFWLIENDFNVLIAACDTFRAGAVEQLRTHTRHLNALHPATKHNGRTMVQLYEKGYGKDAAGIAMEAIKFAHDTKVDVVLVDTAGRMQDNEPLMRSLSKLIKVNNPDLVLFVGEALVGNEAVDQLVKFNQSLADYSSNENPHIIDGIVLTKFDTIDDKVGAAISMTYITGQPIVFVGTGQTYADLKAINVTAVVNSLMK; encoded by the exons ATGTTGGACTTTGTGGTGGTATTCACGAAGGGCGGCGTCGTGCTGTGGAACTCGAAGTCGAATGGGAGCACCAGTACCCCGTCCGAGAGCACTTTCTCCTCCTGCATCAATGGCCTGATCCGTGGCGTGATCCTGGAG GAACGCAATACTGAGGCCAAGTACTATGAGGAGGACCATCTGGCTGTGCAGTTCAAGCTAGACAATGAACTGGACCTGGTCTATGCAGCCGTATTCCAAAAGGTCATTAAGCTGACCTACCTGGACACTTTCCTGGCCGACATGCAGCTGGCCTTTAGGGAGAAGTTCGGCGGCATCTCTGCCGCTGGTCGCCTCTCGGAATCTTATGACTTTGATCGGGAATTCAAACGCGTCCTGAGCGCCGCCGAAGAGGCTTCCGCCAAGCAGGTGAAGGCTCCCAAGGCTATGCGCTCCTACAACGAATCGCAAAAGTCGAAGAAGACCGTCGCCTCGATGATCCAGGACGATGGAAAGAAGTCCGCGCCGGAGAAGCGTGTAAACATCCAGGAGACGCAGCCACAGCAGCAGGCACCGTTGTCGCCGCGCTCCAAGGAGGAAATCATAGCCGAGAACAGGCGCAAGCTGAGGGAGAAACTGACGCCCACCAAGAAGACCTCGCCGGGCGATACCAAGCCGAGCAAGTCCTCGGCCAGCGAAAAGGCGGGTAAGAAGCCGCGCGTCTGGGATCTGGGTGGTAATTCCAAGGACGCCGTGCTGCTGGACCGATCCAAGGATGCTCCCGAGGATGTCCAATACCAGAGCATCAACAGCGAC CTGGTGGGCACCATGCAGGGCGTGATTCCCGACTTGGATGTGGAGAGCGAGGACGATGAGGCCAACGGCACCGACTCCACGGACGAGGAGGAGAGTGAGGAACTGGTGCAGTCGAGGAAGAACAAACGTGGCGGCGGCCTGCTGTCGTACTTCAAGGGTATCGTTGGCGCCAAGACCATGTCGCTGGCGGAGCTGCAGCCGGCGCTGGAGAAGATGCGCGATCATCTGATATCCAAGAACGTGGCCGCCGAGATAGCGGCCAAGCTGTGCGATTCGGTGGCCAGCAGCCTGGAGGGCAAACAAATGGGAACGTTCGACAGTGTCGCTGGACAGGTTAAGGAGGCACTGACACAGTCGCTTGTGAGGATTCTGTCGCCCAAGCGGCGCATCGACATCATCCGCGATGCCCTGGAATCGAAGCGCAACGGACGACCCTACACCATCATCTTTTGCGGCGTGAACGGTGTGGGCAAGTCCACCAATCTGGCCAAGATCTGCTTCTGGCTGATTGAGAACGACTTCAACGTACTGATCGCCGCCTGTGACACGTTCCGTGCCGGAGCTGTGGAGCAGCTGCGCACCCACACCCGCCATCTGAACGCCCTGCATCCGGCGACCAAGCACAACGGCCGCACCATGGTCCAGCTGTACGAGAAGGGCTACGGCAAGGACGCCGCCGGCATCGCCATGGAGGCCATCAAGTTCGCCCACGACACCAAGGTCGATGTGGTGCTGGTGGACACAGCCGGACGCATGCAGGACAACGAGCCACTCATGCGTTCCCTTTCCAAGCTGATCAAGGTGAATAATCCGGATCTGGTGCTATTTGTTGGCGAGGCTCTCGTGGGCAACGAGGCCGTGGATCAACTGGTCAAGTTCAATCAGTCCCTGGCCGACTACTCCTCCAACGAGAATCCGCACATCATCGACGGCATCGTCCTCACCAAGTTCGACACCATTGACGACAAGGTGGGCGCCGCCATCTCGATGACCTACATCACCGGCCAGCCCATCGTGTTTGTGGGCACGGGCCAGACCTATGCCGACCTCAAGGCCATCAACGTGACCGCGGTGGTCAACTCGCTTATGAAGTAG
- the LOC6503006 gene encoding 26S proteasome regulatory subunit 6B, which produces MPYNMDVLMPEKDELSELKLKDAHSSLDELDIDDLYVRYKKLQKTLEFIEVQEEYIKDEQRNLKKEYLHAQEEVKRIQSVPLVIGQFLEAVDQNTGIVGSTTGSNYYVRILSTIDRELLKPSASVALHKHSNALVDVLPPEADSSISMLQPDEKPDVSYADIGGMDMQKQEIREAVELPLTHFELYKQIGIDPPRGVLMYGPPGCGKTMLAKAVAHHTTASFIRVVGSEFVQKYLGEGPRMVRDVFRLAKENAPAIIFIDEIDAIATKRFDAQTGADREVQRILLELLNQMDGFDQTTNVKVIMATNRADTLDPALLRPGRLDRKIEFPLPDRRQKRLVFSTITSKMNLSEDVDLEEFVARPDKISGADINAICQEAGMHAVRENRYIVLAKDFEKGYKNNIKKDEQEHEFYK; this is translated from the exons ATGCCGTACAACATGGACGTACTGATGCCGGAGAAG GATGAGCTCTCCGAACTGAAACTGAAGGATGCCCACAGTTCCCTCGATGAACTGGACATTGATGATCTGTATGTGCGGTACAAG AAACTGCAAAAGACCCTGGAATTCATCGAGGTGCAGGAGGAGTACATCAAGGATGAGCAGAGGAACCTGAAGAAGGAGTATCTGCACGCCCAGGAGGAGGTGAAACGCATCCAGTCCGTGCCGCTGGTAATCGGCCAGTTCCTGGAGGCCGTCGATCAGAACACTGGCATTGTCGGCTCCACCACAGGCAGCAACTACTACGTTCGCATCCTCTCCACCATCGATCGGGAGCTGCTGAAGCCCTCCGCCTCGGTGGCACTGCACAAGCACAGCAATGCCTTGGTCGATGTACTGCCGCCAGAGGCGGACAGCTCCATATCGATGCTGCAGCCGGACGAGAAGCCGGACGTCAGCTACGCCGACATCGGTGGCATGGACATGCAGAAGCAGGAAATCCGCGAGGCAGTCGAGCTGCCCCTAACCCACTTTGAGCTCTACAAGCAGATCGGTATCGACCCGCCGCGCGGTGTCCTGATGTACGGTCCCCCGGGCTGCGGCAAGACTATGCTGGCCAAGGCCGTGGCCCACCACACCACTGCCTCGTTTATCCGGGTCGTGGGTTCGGAGTTCGTGCAGAAGTACCTCGGCGAGGGTCCGCGCATGGTGCGCGACGTCTTCCGACTGGCCAAGGAGAACGCGCCGGCCATCATCTTCATCGACGAGATCGATGCCATTGCCACGAAGCGTTTCGACGCCCAGACCGGCGCCGATCGTGAGGTGCAGCGCATCCTGTTGGAGCTCCTCAACCAGATGGACGGCTTCGATCAGACCACGAACGTTAAGGTGATCATGGCCACCAATCGGGCAGACACTCTGGATCCGGCTCTCCTGCGTCCCGGTCGTCTGGATCGTAAGATCGAGTTCCCACTGCCCGATCGCCGCCAGAAGCGACTGGTCTTCTCCACGATCACCTCCAAGATGAACCTCAGCGAGGACGTGGACCTTGAGGAGTTTGTGGCGCGACCGGACAAGATATCCGGCGCCGATATCAATGCCATCTGCCAGGAGGCCGGCATGCATGCTGTGCGCGAGAACCGCTACATTGTTCTGGCCAAGGACTTCGAGAAGGGCTACAAGAACAACATCAAGAAGGACGAGCAGGAGCACGAGTTCTACAAATAG